Genomic segment of Hirundo rustica isolate bHirRus1 chromosome 6, bHirRus1.pri.v3, whole genome shotgun sequence:
CTGATTTAAATGACACGTTTGAGCGTGAAGATGCCCTGTGACAGGCACAGAGGAGCTCCGGTAGGGAGGAAAGTTGGGAAGCTGGCTGTGAAACAGTTAAGCAGCCAGCGCAGATCTGTGGGGAGCTGCCATCTTGGGGCAGCAGGACTCAGAAATCAGCTCGAGAAACCTCGTGGAGAGTGACCTGGGAGCTGCACTGACGTAAGGCGGAAAAAAACATTACACTCCTGCATTCCTcgcttttttattttccccagttaattccaacctgacccatcaGCCCCATGCCacctggctgggcaggagcatCCTTTCCATCCCCTGCACTCCTGTGGTCTCTCACAGCCACCCCACCCCAGCCCATCCCACTGGATTCTCTTATCCCCTCGGTTACATATTCACGACCCATGGAGCTTTGgcttctcctgcctttccctgtgGCAGCTGTGacgggagggagggaaggagagagtgCCTGGCTCCCTGGGCACCTCCACAAACTCACTCACAGTGGCACAGAGGAATGAGAGGTAAAATATATTCCAGCAGAAAGTGCATGGAAATTAAGAGTTCCCCTCCAGGACCCTCCTTTCAAGCTCCGCACTCTCAAAATCATTGTTTGATCCCCCTTACCAGGGGGATCTGGACACTCTATTCCTCCCCAGCGGAGAGTCAAATCAGCGTTAATTAAGAAACCCTCGTAATTAACCGAGGGATATTGTGGTTTTCTAAATCCCAGCTCCACTCACAGGGCGCACGCTGTGATGCCACAGCTCCAGGTCCCCgtgccctgcctggggcaggaacGCGTCAGGAAATCCATCGGGAAACTCGCAGCTGGGAAGCCAAAACGCTCATTAACTCACAGAACGAAAATTCTGAAGCTCAGTTAAATTCTTTGattctgctccctgcagccacgAGAGTCAAAGCAGCCCTCCTGTGcacggccaggctgctgctccctctcccatAAATGCCGAACCTCGCGGCTctggctggggtttgggggctcCGGGGTGTGGCTGCGGGACCCCGTGTCCGAGGTCTTACCTGTCCGgggtgctcagggctgggagccgCCCGCTGCCCGCCGATGTTCCcgtgaggatgaggaggagcgTTCCCTTCGCAGGGTGTTCACCGGCAGGCTCCGCCACAGCCGTTCTCAGCCGGGTTTTTGTGGTGcggggttttgggtttttttgtcttgctttgtctattttttttttttttttttttcccccggctGCCTGAGCCTTTTCAGTCCCGGAGGAACAGGACGTTCCCACCCACGGCGCTGGGCGTTCCAGGTACCCGGGGGGACGCGCACATCCCACCGCCCCGCACCGCAGGTGGAGCCGCATCCCgccccccggcccggcggggagcaccggggggctgcggggagccCCTCCCTCGCCCTCGGGGCCGGATCCTGGGACAATCTCCCGgcggggaaggaaggaggggaaggcgCGGAGAGGACGGGCGCAGGGACCGCGCGGAGCTCCCGGAGCCGGCAGCGCCCGCTCCGTCGGGGGATCCCGGCCCCGGGACGAGGGAAGAGCGGGGGGAAAGAGGGATGAGGGCAGAGCGGGGTGAGGGTGACCCAGCCGTAGGGTGATGGGCGCCCAGCCCCGGGGTGCTGGCGGCCCGGAGGGGCGGGCAGGCGTAGGATGGGGTGAGGGTGATCCAGCCGCTGTGAATTGGGCCAAATGAGGAAGGGTACCAGGGCCAGCCTTGCTCCAAAAAGGGAAAACGATCAACAGTGATGATCGTGCGCCGGAATTTTGGGAGGTAAGAGGAATGGGAATTGTCAGAGCAGTCGCGGAAGTTCTAATAAATAGAGAGTTTTGGTGCGAGACGGTGATTAATTCATGGCAATCTGATGGAGCTGAGCTGGTTATTAAAgctggctgagctgatccggagGAGAGCGCTCACCCCTGCCGAATAATCGGCAGGAAGAAAATCGTCTTTGTCTCCGTATCAGCGCCTGCCTGAGGAGAGCTGCTGTTAATTTTAAAGAGCAGAACAATCAGATAAGGAAAGCCAGAGGCTGGTTTGTGGGGAGAGCCGGGATGATGAGTCCACCCCAAGGCAGTCACACGCTCCATGGATGCGCCGTGGCCGGGGTGACCCGGCTGCAGCACCGGGAGCTCTCCCCTCCTCACAGGCTCATCCTGGAAAAACCTTCTTTGACATCGTctttgctgctcccagagctgcagaataAATCACTCCTCTTGCCGGAGCTCGTATTGCCCCTCCCCAGGTCCTGGCTCGGGGGTACAAGGATGGGTTTGAAAGCTGCAGCCCATCCCGATGGGCGAGCTCCTGGAGGCATCCTGGCGTCCTTCCCACCCCGTGGAGATGATGGACAGGAATCGGTTTGCTGTGATCTTTATTCTTTCCCATGTCACCAGGGTGGCTTCTAGAAATAACCAGAGATCCTCGAGACCCTGTCAGTTCCAAAGGAGGATGGAATATTTACTGGCCATAAGCTGAAGGAGGGAAGGTTTAGAGTGgatactgaggaaaaaaatccttccccgtgaaggtgctgaggccctggctcaggctgcccagagaagctgtggctgcctcatccctggaagggttggacggggcttggagcaacctgggacagtggaagttgtccctgcccacagcacagggTGGAACTGAGGtccttttccaacccaaagtaTCCcggaattctgtgattctcagcATCACCACAGGGTGCTGCCAGCTCACGCTTCTGTGGGGTCGATCCCTTTGGTCCAAGTTTGTGAAGGACCACGGTTTTTTTCCCGTTTGGATGGGTGAGAGCCTTTCCTTGCTGCCCGAagtgctctgccagccctgccctcgcTCTGACGAGGCAGCAGGTGAGCTGTGTTAGatacaattttattttgcccCATTTTGAAAGCAAACCCTCCCCAGGCCAGGGCTGTGTCGCCACATGGGGCCTCCACCGGCTTCAAGGGCcacagaaatgctgtttcatgcagagaaaaaggtaaaatatcGTCTTTAAAAGGCACAAAGGGGAGGGTGGGGGACTGCTGTTTCCTTTGTGATTTATTCATTTGTCCTGCCTGAAAAGTCATTCCCTGTATCCACTGGCTGGTCTGTGCCTCCTGGTCTGGACCTGATGCCTCCGTGGCTGCAGATCAGATCTGCCTGTGCCTCTGAGGATGGGCACTTTCTGCGTCCCCGAGGTCTCCTTTGGGTTAAATTGTTAAAAAACAGGGCGAGGGGAGAGTCCCCggccctggagggatttaaaagccgtGTGGCTGTCGGGCTCAGCTGCGCCTGGCTTGGATTCGATGCTCCCAGAGGGTTTTTCCACCCTTAACAATTCTCCCTCTGTGGGAGTTATTTCCACACGTAGCAAGGCTGGTGTTGCTGCAGAAGCAAAACCCACCCCTGGTgaggctgctgcttttgctaGCAGGAGTTTGTTctgtgcagaggagctcagcAGACCGGGTTTCCCCCAAATAAACCCCAATATTGGGAGGTAGAGCCTCCTCAAATCATGTGGCATCACCAAGTGAAGCGACACTGCTCGGACACATCACGCTCCTATTCTTTACAAAAGCAGTTTCAGTGATTTTGTAGAGAagttttaaagggttttttaaatcatgGTTTAAGTACAGACCCACCCCAAGTCTATACTCTCCGttataatttattatatatattgaTGTAACTATATTTATTATATAGGGGAGGTGGGGAAAAGTTAACCCTGCATAAAGGATTGATTTAAGGAAATTACTGCTCAGCCTTTGCAATGACCAgctggattttcttttgctcCACATGTTTCCAGAGAGCAGGTcagagaatcctggaatggttaTTATTTTTACAAGGGAAATGGTAAGAGCTGTTTCCTCAGGTCCCTTCTCCAAAGGAAATGCTTGGTGATGTGGCTTTGGAATTGTTCCAGCACAGTTCTTTTGGGTACAATTCTTCCTCAGGTATGTTTAAGAACAGACCATATAAAACATCCTCACAGAGCTTGCTACCCATAAGAATTTTATTGACTGGGAAATaggctgctgctttctctctctgcacAAACTATTTCTCAAGGTCTAAAAAACAAGGGATTGTTTTAAGGGAGAATTCTGAGCATgacttttttttgggggggggaggtgagCCTGGGGTGGGAGTTACTCCGGGAAAGCTGATGGTGGGAACAACCTCGGGGTTGTGACACAGTGACTGAGACCTTGGGTACAGAGACGGGAAACCGGGAGGCTCCAGCaagaatttattcctaaaaaaaaaaagtattttcaaacagATACATAAACGAACGCGAGACGAATGCGGTGCGGATTAACTCCTAGAAACACAGATTTCCCCTAAGGAGCTCCGGGAGGCCGTGCTGCTTCCCTCTACCGACCTCCAGTGTCGGCGCCGAGGCAGAACACACAGATCAGCGAAAAATCTGCACAAAAATCACCCATTAGTAAAAGGGGATAACCCTTCGAAGAGTTAAGCGGGGCGAAATGAACAATTAAGTACTAAATATACTTCAAGTCAGAGAATTCTACGCAATGCTGTGACGAAAAGGAGCTGTTTGTGGCCTCCCTGGCTGAGCCTCCCTCTTAACTTCCCAATACAGAATCTCACCTGATCGTGTTCTGGAGAGGCTGAAGGAATAAAGAAGAGGTACAAAATGACcaacaagaggaaaaatactCCCCCTACAGTCTATAACAGAGAGTTTGGGCAATAAAGTGGGATATTAGGGGGTACATtgcagagaggaatgtgaaacaGCTACAACATCAATGACACCAGCAATTTACTGACGGCAGTGAGAGCTTCCTTCAGGCCCCCAAATTCACAGAGGTGAGAAAAAGATCTGTCTGcgtcctggcacagcctggggccGAGTCAGACTGGAGAAAACATCAAAGTGGATTCGGCAGGAGAGGGAAACAAATGCCCAGCTGAGTGATGAAAAGGTAAAAGACGGGAAGGAAGTGATTCAGTGgtttctctgctctgttctAGACCGTGATGTTTTTTCTGGCGCTTCTTGACAActgctattatttttttttttgttattgttgttgttgttgctgaaTGTGTCTCCTGATGGATTCCAAACAATCCACATCCAGGCTGGAATGATGAGGTGGTTGCAGGCTGGAGATCACCATGAGGTTCTGGTTCAGCCGTGTCACAGGCGCTCCCTCTCGTCCCCAGCAGCGCCAGCCGCCGTCTGCGgagctccagagctggaatTTGGTGCGTCGGGGGCTCTTTCTCGTAAAAATTACTTCCTCAGTTACTGATCATTTGCTCTGTGCCCCCCTTTCCTGCTATTCCTATGGCTGGGTACATCTTCCCGGGGGGTTGGGACAAGAGGaagccccgggcagggctgggggctctcACTGCTCCGCAGCCGGAGGCTCCTCCTCGGCCTCCGGCTTCTCCGGCTGCGATTCCGGCGGGATGAGGCACTGCACCTCCTCGGAGCTGATGGCCACTTtgtcaggctgcagccagcgcTTCAGGTGCTCCAGcgtgctggggacagcaaagGGACACCGTGAGAGCAGGGAGTGACAGAGCCGCACGGGAACGCACAAGAGGAGCGACGGGAAAAGCCTCCACGGGcatttcctgctcctctgcaggtATTCCCGTTCCCACAGGTGAGCTCTGGCGTGGGATGGATGCTTGGGCCAGAGGGACAAGCAGTCTGTCATTCCACAAAGCCAATCCCTGCAGGTGGGCCCTTCAGCCTGTGGCTAGAACAGGTTTGATGCTCTGATTCCTCTCAGGATCCCTTTCAGCCTTTACACACCTGAAGTTCTCCTCTGTCTCTGCAGCCAAAGACTCCAACTCAGTcagacagagggcagggttagatgggatactgggaagaatttcttccctgtgagggtggtgaggccctggcacagggtgcacagggaagctgtggctgccccagccctggaaacgttcaaagccaggctggatggggctgggagcaacctgggacagtggaaggtgtccctgcccagggcaggcgggtggaactggatggacctcaaggtcccttccaacacaaaccaacCTATGATtccaggaattcccagatttctgGGCTGGAAGTAAAATAACCTTTTgttcaaaccaaaccaaacccctgGACTGCCTCTCTGTGATGAAGATCAGAAAATacagggggaaagggaagggaacaaaaacaaagcaggaagaGTACCTCAAAAAGTGTGAGCATTAGCAGCACTGCAAGGTGAAAGAACCAATATAACCCTAACAGTCTAACACCATAACTCAGCGCACTTAAAAGTTAAGGCTTGCTCAGTTGCATTGGTGGGTGGGAGTCAAAACTTCAGCACCATTCAGGAGTGACCTCTAACTTCATAGCTAAGTTCTAGGGACTGAAATTCTTCCATGGATAGCATCCTCACCCTtcaaaaacagcagaaagagcACGTAAGAGCTTGGGTTTAAATACAAATCGCGCTGAAGTTAACTGGGGGCCAAAGAAACCATCTGAAACCTCCTTATAAACAGGGATTACTTTTCATAGTTCTGGCTTAAGCAGATTTTCttcaagggagaaaaataatcttctcGTCATCCAGAAGCAATCATGGAAAATGTCAGCtgagaaatgaggaatttggAGAGCGTTCCGTGTGATTGGGAATGGGAGATTGCTTAGGGAAAGGGCTCCCATCTGACTTCTGACATCATCTGTGAGAGGGCAGTGGGGGAGAGAGCAGAAGAACTGTAAGagaggcaggggaaggaaatCTCATCCCAGGACTGGCAccaaccccaaatccccatcTGGGACATGCACCGGACattccctcccctgctccattccttccctgccccacgTGTGAGGAGGGAAATCACTGAGCAGGCCCCAGCTGCTGAGGGGTGAAAAGATCAGAGAGGAGCACTGGCAGCTCAAACCCTACGTGCTCTGTGTCCCCTCTAGCACAACCCCATTTGGGGAATGGGCATTCCCAAAATGCTGCAGGAATCCCGTGGCAGCCCctctgagctgcagagagaCGGTATCTCAGTGCAAAACCCTCTCCCAGCTTTTAAGAGGTGAGCGGTGACCCCTTCCCACCGATTTGCTCGTTACCTCTCGTCGGCGTCGTGGCCCTCGACGTAACATTCCGCCTCAAACTTCTCCTGCAGGAACCTGTCCCAGCATTCCTTCTTGGCCTGGGACAGCGTGCGCAGCATGTCCTTGGAGGTCACCTCCTGGGACAGGCCTTTGATCCTCATCAGTCTTCTCTCTGTGAGGAGAACAGGGGGTTttatcttggttttttttttgttgtttttttttttttttctggaaggagggaaggatcTGGACCTCTAGATCAAAAAGTAagttaaaataacttttcaagacaaaatttctattttaaaagtaattccCCCCCTGTATTTCAAGCCCGCACAGCTCTCTTTCCTCTACGCACACAAGATGACGTTTTTCAGGTGATGGTTTGTGCAATCAGCCAACTCTGCCCGTCTGGGGTTTTAATAACTTGCACGCTTACTGCTCAGTTTCCGTGAAATCACACACATCTCGCAGGCACTGAGTTCCCACAATTTCCATGCAAATTGGAATATAAATCACTCTCATTGCACTACTCGGTGCGCCGTGAAACAGCAACAAAGGCACGATGAAAGTTCTGGcagaaataaaacctcaaaaagCCACTTCTGCCACCTGCTCCGTTGCTCTGCGCAGCCTCCCACTTATTCTGGAGGGTAAGAAccaatttttttcagcttttactTGATAAAAAGTTCCTTTCTGTGGCAGAGATGAGGAAGCTCTGACTGAGCTTCACCTTTCCACCGCTGCACTTGAAGAAAATGAGTCAGATTCTGTGTTAAACAGCTGGGAGACTTTCTGACCACCCCACAAACAGAGCTGTCACCGGGCACCTCAGCAGCGGGAGACACTCACCCAGGGATGCTAAATACACCTCTGAGTCAttcaggggtgcccagggcttCAGGGTGGGCCGGGAAGAGGCACCCGATCCGCCGCCCTCGGCGTAGGAATCCACGAAGGAGTCTGTGAAAGCATCGCCGGCCTCCTTGTGCTCGGGATGAGGCAGACAGGAGCAGATCTCAGCCCAGAGGTCCTCGCTGGACCTGACCACCGCGGAGTCCACGCTCTCGATCATCCTCATCGTGGGATCCTGGCACGGGGGGAACAAACGGTGAACACCGAGCCGATCGGCCCAGGCCTCCGCCAacctccccccaccccacttTGCCCAAGTCACATTCCAGCGGCCATTCCAGGGAATTCTCATCCCACCGAGACGCCCTGCCGCCCTCCAGGCAGCGACGCGCCCGCGGCCGCCCGTCAGGCGGAGgggccgccccgctcccgctcccgcaCCCACCGCTCCGGGCACCGCCGAGCTCCGCCCGCGCCGctccgggcccgggcccggccaaTCACCGCCGCCGGCTCCCGCCAAtcaccgccgccgccggccgggcGAGAGCGCCCATTGGCCCGCGGGACGGGGGGCGCTGACGCCGCCGCGCCGCCATGTCGGCAGAGGGCGGAAGTTGTCGCGGGCGAGCGCGGTGTGACATCGGCTCCGTCGCGCTGTGCCGGGATATCCGAGGGTGGGATGCGTTTCGGCGGGACGCGGGGAGCCCCGGCGTGGCTCTGAAGCCCCTCTCTCCGcaggccgccgccgccgccgcgtcCGTGGGATGAGCCGGCTGCCGTCCGGCGCCGTGCTGGCACTCATGGGGCTGCTCTTCGCCAGGACCATGGCCTGGACATCCAGCGGCAAAACGCACGCGGAGCTGGTCAACAACCTCTACAGTGAGTCCCGGCAGCGTCCTTGGGAATGTCGGTGTACGGATATCCAGTGTCGGTGTACGGATATTCAGTGTCTGTGTGCGGATATGCAGTGTCACACCGTGTGGCGCTGCTCGCTCGGAAGGGCTGGGGTTAACGTTCCCCAATTTCGGCATTTGCCCCAGCCTGAACTCGTTCTATTTATAGCTGGAAACAAGGTGTTGTGCCAGAGGGGGCAGGAAAGCCTCTCCACACCTTCCTTCCCCGGCTCTGGAAGCGTGTGGCGCCCTTGAAAGCGCCGCAGCTCGGTGTTCCGAGCCCGCGGCTGCAGCCGAGTGTCCCGGACATCCGTGCcgtgctcccagctctgcccggGGGCTGGAATGGTGCCCGGTGCTCCCGCTCCGCTCAGGACAGCCGGCTGCAACACGCATAGAAATAGCTGTAAACTTCCCCGGAATGCCCGCAGGAAGACGTGGAGGGATGTCGGGTGTCCCCGCAGTCGTGGCCCCTGGGTTCGCTGCCGAAACCTGAACGGGCGTCTCCGTTTCCCGCCGTGAAACGCGATTCCATTTCACTGCGCCAGAGGTGGTGTGGGCGCAGGTGGCCACCCTCTGgagatgggctggtggctgggctCCCAGCGGGAATGGGAAGGGATGTCCTTCCGTCAGCGTTTCGTTTGCTGTCTCTCTCAGATCCCTCATTAATTCCCCCAGATCCACCGACTCCCTCAAGTGCGCTCCCCCTTTCGAGCCTCTTCTTGCTGGAATGCCGAGGATTTCAGTCCCGCctgtctctcttttccttctttcccagaaAAAGGGATCATTAAGTCTCAGCGAGTCTTCGACGTGCTCTTGGCTACAGACAGAGGTCACTACATCAAGTATTTCCCGTACATGGATTCCCCTCAATCCATAGGTGAGCCACCTCCGTCAAAACATCTGCCTTGGCAGGTGCTCCGTGGTGTAGCTGGGGAATCCCctgtctctggaagtgtccaagcccaggctggatgggccttggagcagcctggtctaagGGAAGGTGTcctctgcccgtggcagggacaggatgagCCTTAGGgtccctttccaacccaaaccaacctgTGGTTCTGTGAGAGGAGACAGGTGTCTCCCTGTTTTTAAGGGAAGGTGGGGGAGCATTAAGAGCTGTTCCCACTGGGAATTTTATTCCTTGTCAGATAACTTGTGTCACCCGTTGCCTTTCAGGCTACAAGGCTACGATCAGCGCCCCGCACATGGTAAGGTGGAAGCTCCTCACTTGCAACAGAAATGGGGGGaattgtttatttctctttttatatttaatttttctctgagTGGAAAACCGAAACATCCCATGGGCATGATTATCCCTGCTTGTTTCTTTAGGGGATTTCCTTTTTAAGGGGGATTTCCCCTATGCTCTTTCAGTTGCTTTGAAAGTGTGCTTTTAAAATGGGAATTCCGCGTTGTCCCTTTTTTCGCGTGAgaccttttttccctgctgtttcccGTCTTAATTCCTGAGCCTCTGCCTAAACGATCCTGCAGAAGATCTTCCAGGTCTGACACTTGAGTTTTGCTCTGGAAGTGTCCGGCACGAGGCCAGGTGTGCTGTGATTAAatcagaaagcaagaaaaagtgTTGGAAGAGGAGACTAGCCCCGGGATGTTTCCCACTTCCTTGtcctgggtgtccctgcagcatGCCCACGCGCTGGAGCTGCTCAAGGACCGGCTGGTGGAAGGTGCCAAGGCGCTGGATGTGGGATCTGGGAGCGGGTACCTCACCGCGTGCTTCGCCAGGATGGTGAGCTCATGGCACTCTATTCCCAGCCCAGGAAGCACATCCCTTAATTAGCTGATATGACTGGGATTACTCAGCCTTAAAACAAAGGGAGGGGCACAGTGCTTGCACCTTCTCCTCAGAACCTCGGCTCTGGAGTTTCTTCCCGGAAATTACCCGATTCCCACCAAAACCTGCCCCGTCTCTTCCATACGGGAGGCATCAGGTGTTTGACTGATGTTCCTTCCAGATTGGCCCGACGGGAAAAGCTGTGGGCGTGGAGCACATCAAGGAGCTGGTGCACGAATCCATCCGGAACGTCCAAGAGGATGATCCCGCGCTGCTCAGCTCCGGCCGTGTGAAGCTTGTGGGTGAGCTCCCTGCAATCCCAGggtttttcccttggctccgCTCCTCCGAGTCCTTCCGGTTTGTGCTGATGCCTTGAGTCGTTAGGACCACCAAAGCCTTCCCTGCGTGTTTTCTCCCTGTAGTTGGAGACGGCAGGCAGGGATACCCCGAGGAGGCTCCTTACGATGCGATCCACGTGGGAGCGGCCGCAGCCACCGTCCCCAAGGAGGTAAGGCCGGGTGTCCCTGGGGAAGGTGAGGGAACCACCGCAAGCTTCTTTTCTGTCGTGACCTTCGCAGCGCTGCTTGCTCCTGTTGTCTGTGTGTGGgatatttttcccctctgctgacTGGGATCTCTGggcgctgcagctgctgaaggagctgaagcCGGGCGGGCGGCTGATCGTGCCCGTGGGGCCCGAGGGAGCGAACCAGGTGCTGATGCAGTACGACAAGACCAGCGAGGGGCACATCGTGGAGACCCAGCTCATGGGCGTCATCTACGTCCCTCTCACAGACAAGGAAAAGCAGTGGCCTCGGTAAAAGCTGCTCTTCCCTGAGGAAcgctccttcctctccctctgagCTTGCTTTCCTTGGCTTTGCTGACGGAGTTCTGGATCCCTGGCggatttatggaaaaaaaaaaaaaaaaaaaggagagaacagCTTGGCAAAGCAGGGGCTGTTTTCCATTTGAAAGAGCCTGCGgaggtttattttctctttttttctgaagcctCTGTGTGTTTTCAAGTTCCACGAGATGGACTGAGGGAAGTAGTAACTGTTGGTTTTCCTTTGCCTCAGGGATGACCTCTGACACGTGGATGGATGTCTCTAAAGGCACCTCAGAAAGCTCATGAGAGGGACTTAGGCCTGTAGATGGTCGGTATGGTTTTGCTTTCTAATGGAAATCTCATCAGTGGATAAAGGGAAGTTCTGCTTCAGAGGAGCTCGTTCTGGAGGGATggagaacagggacaggaccagGGCAGGCTCTTGGAGGCCGTGGCAGCTTCCAGAGAGCGGATCCAGACAACTGCAGCTATCCTCTCTGATAAACTCTAGATAACATCAGTTCACAGAGAATTCTGAAAGCAGACAGGAATACTTAAAGCTTCACTAAAACCACTTTAACGTCGACTACTCTGCCTAATGCTTGGCGAAAATAAGTCGCAGTTAGTGTCTTGGAGCAGCGATGTACCCCGATTTGTCAATGTTTTTAAATACGGGAGagtgttttcttcctgcctgCACCGACTAATTGAATCACGGGCAGCAACGCTGGATTTTTGAGGTTATGAAAAATGCTCgttttttggaggtttttttttttttcctctcttgttttgaaaaatgctcATTCCTGGACTTGTCCCTCTTTGGGATTATGAAAAACGTTAATTTCTTGGCTTTTC
This window contains:
- the CCDC32 gene encoding coiled-coil domain-containing protein 32 isoform X2, producing the protein MRMIESVDSAVVRSSEDLWAEICSCLPHPEHKEAGDAFTDSFVDSYAEGGGSGASSRPTLKPWAPLNDSEVYLASLERRLMRIKGLSQEVTSKDMLRTLSQAKKECWDRFLQEKFEAECYVEGHDADESTLEHLKRWLQPDKVAISSEEVQCLIPPESQPEKPEAEEEPPAAEQ
- the CCDC32 gene encoding coiled-coil domain-containing protein 32 isoform X1 — encoded protein: MRIPWNGRWNDPTMRMIESVDSAVVRSSEDLWAEICSCLPHPEHKEAGDAFTDSFVDSYAEGGGSGASSRPTLKPWAPLNDSEVYLASLERRLMRIKGLSQEVTSKDMLRTLSQAKKECWDRFLQEKFEAECYVEGHDADESTLEHLKRWLQPDKVAISSEEVQCLIPPESQPEKPEAEEEPPAAEQ
- the LOC120753777 gene encoding protein-L-isoaspartate(D-aspartate) O-methyltransferase-like — protein: MSRLPSGAVLALMGLLFARTMAWTSSGKTHAELVNNLYKKGIIKSQRVFDVLLATDRGHYIKYFPYMDSPQSIGYKATISAPHMHAHALELLKDRLVEGAKALDVGSGSGYLTACFARMIGPTGKAVGVEHIKELVHESIRNVQEDDPALLSSGRVKLVVGDGRQGYPEEAPYDAIHVGAAAATVPKELLKELKPGGRLIVPVGPEGANQVLMQYDKTSEGHIVETQLMGVIYVPLTDKEKQWPRDDL